Proteins encoded in a region of the Labrus bergylta chromosome 9, fLabBer1.1, whole genome shotgun sequence genome:
- the rest gene encoding RE1-silencing transcription factor, giving the protein MAAQTVFSVGMFPVGVSLMEDAQSLNEMNAPQLVMLANMAAVTSAESNGVDGSAGDEKEMMELKTVGCSYSDSEDENIIRYSFDNQNHREVCIIEYPESPGPSIEAVVLENPVEEEEEEDDDGNKAEDLSHRTQLRPSTTAKTPEQVVKCKVSPAPATESSKKKKPFHCKPCHFQAQNEREFVEHLGTHGVSKMMVVNRVEGRSKNKSKEVESPGAQDLSGGEAEISGEAGTTGDIKGLIRCERCGYNTNRYDHYIAHLKHHSKEGVNHRVFKCTLCPYTTVSQYHWRKHLRNHFPSKLHTCSQCSYFSDRKSNYIQHIRTHTGLRPFQCLYCDYSSSQKTHLTRHMRTHSGERPFKCESCDYLAANQHEVTRHTRQVHNGPKPLSCPYCEYKTADRSNFKKHVELHLNPRQFLCPLCKYAASKKCNLQYHIKSRHSGCDVSVDISKVKLRVKKPGHDSPEEAPRANKVDNSSSADEDFDMDEDDGEEEMDSSPINLSIRISSPPKNSQSEQSEAPEKASKKSNMTAEREKVQKLKEPDRKVTTRQKKTENLLENLTDKETQTGTPSDNKTKRRVKKTTTSKDQMPEKDQTQTKNSEEGGAVRKKMDKDDEETKPVKEKEPQKNESSGKENKNLSKPRKSGTKKVNKIPEHVEEAQQNPDSPDKIKKEKGVKEKASKRKAMEALDLSKKAEAETSLKAKRVKSTAAEKRPINTTEEDKKKTDGEDKKKKTDREDTKKMNEVASKRTDGEDTKKTDREHMKTNGEDTKKTDGDPRTLHISTRKTPNKQKRTRNTKRAADLQQAVETEKDKDTPVKSQITDMLEGSAQPDDPSKTTTSEPHPSESTSSEPHPTRSSSAQENKPTQTAQEATADTALVKMEVSPSCSSGEDTRPPAKDPPSPTFIKPMSPPPLVLPGQRNKPADPEDDEGIHSSHEGGSDISDSASEGSDDSGLNSTGANSGKMANDPETPTDEIPTPTELKSHMCIFCDRTFPLEVDYRRHLNRHLVNVYYMDQPAKAQK; this is encoded by the exons ATGGCTGCTCAGACCGTGTTCTCTGTGGGGATGTTTCCCGTGGGCGTGTCTCTGATGGAGGACGCTCAGAGTCTCAACGAGATGAATGCCCCTCAGCTGGTGATGCTCGCCAACATGGCAGCCGTGACTTCAGCGGAGAGCAACGGTGTAGATGGGAGCGCGGGAGATGAAAAGGAGATGATGGAGCTGAAGACGGTGGGATGCAGCTACTCCGACAGCGAGGACGAGAACATCATCAG GTACAGCTTTGACAACCAGAACCACAGGGAGGTGTGCATCATCGAGTACCCTGAGTCTCCGGGCCCGAGTATTGAGGCTGTGGTTTTGGAAAACCctgtggaggaagaggaagaggaggatgatgatgggaACAAAGCTGAAGACCTTTCCCATCGCACTCAGCTCCGCCCCTCTACCACCGCCAAAACACCGGAGCAGGTCGTCAAATGCAAAGTCAGCCCTGCCCCTGCGACAGAGAGCAGCAAGAAAAAGAAACCGTTTCACTGTAAGCCGTGTCACTTCCAGGCTCAGAACGAGCGCGAGTTTGTCGAGCACCTGGGCACGCACGGCGTCAGCAAGATGATGGTAGTGAACCGCGTGGAGGGGCGGAGCAAGAACAAGTCCAAGGAGGTAGAATCACCTGGGGCCCAGGATCTGTCAGGAGGGGAGGCGGAGATCAGCGGGGAGGCGGGGACAACAGGCGACATCAAAGGCCTAATCAGGTGTGAGCGGTGTGGATACAACACCAACAGATACGACCACTACATCGCTCACCTGAAGCACCACAGCAAGGAGGGTGTGAACCACAG AGTGTTTAAGTGCACGCTGTGTCCGTACACCACCGTCAGCCAGTACCACTGGAGGAAACATCTGAGGAACCACTTCCCCAGCAAACTGCACACCTGCAGCCAGTGCTCCTACTTCTCTGACCGCAAAAGCAACTACATTCAACACATCAGGACGCACACAG GTTTGCGCCCCTTTCAGTGTCTGTACTGCGACTACTCCAGTTCTCAGAAGACTCACCTGACCCGGCACATGAGGACTCACTCAG GTGAGCGTCCCTTCAAGTGTGAGAGCTGTGACTACCTGGCAGCCAATCAGCACGAGGTGACTCGACACACCCGCCAGGTCCACAACGGCCCTAAACCCCTCTCCTGCCCGTACTGTGAGTACAAGACAGCCGACCGCAGCAACTTCAAGAAGCACGTTGAGCTCCACCTGAACCCTCGCCAGTTCCTCTGCCCGCTCTGCAAATACGCTGCCTCCAAGAAGTGCAACCTGCAGTACCACATCAAGTCCAGACACTCAGGCTGTGACGTGTCTGTGGACATCTCCAAGGTCAAACTGCGGGTCAAGAAACCAGGTCATGACAGTCCAGAGGAAGCCCCCAGAGCAAACAAGGTAGACAATTCCTCCAGCGCAGATGAGGACTTTGACATGGACGAGGATGACGGGGAGGAGGAAATGGACTCGAGCCCCATCAACCTGTCCATCAGGATAAGCAGCCCACCcaaaaacagccaatcagagcagagtgAAGCTCCTGAGAAGGCCTCAAAGAAATCCAACATGactgctgagagagagaaagtacagAAATTGAAGGAACCTGATAGAAAGGTCACAACGAGGCAGAAGAAGACCGAGAACCTTCTGGAAAACCTGACGGataaagaaacacagacaggaacACCTTCCGACAACAAGACCAAGAGACGAGTCAAGAAGACGACCACCTCAAAGGACCAAATGCCTGAAAAAgaccaaacacagacaaagaatTCTGAGGAGGGCGGCGCAGTGAGAAAGAAGATGGACAAAGACGACGAGGAGACGAAGCCTGTAAAAGAGAAAGAACCACAAAAGAACGAGAGCAGCGGAAAGGAGAACAAAAACCTCAGCAAGCCAAGGAAGTCTGGAACAAAGAAGGTCAACAAAATACCAGAACATGTCGAAGAAGCTCAGCAGAACCCAGACAGTCCtgataaaattaaaaaagagaaaggtgtGAAGGAGAAGGCTTCAAAGAGGAAAGCTATGGAGGCTCTCGATCTTTCCAAAAAGGCTGAGGCTGAGACTTCATTGAAGGCCAAACGTGTGAAGAGCACAGCTGCTGAGAAACGGCCGATTAACACCACTGAAGAGGACAAGAAGAAGACAGATGGagaggacaagaagaagaagacagacagagaggacacaAAGAAGATGAATGAAGTAGCCTCAAAGAGGACAGACGGAGAGGACACaaagaagacagacagagaacacaTGAAGACGAACGGAGAAGACACAAAGAAGACAGACGGAGACCCCCGTACACTCCACATATCCACCAGGAAAACCCCAAACAAGCAGAAAAGGACCAGGAACACTAAGAGAGCTGCAGACCTTCAACAAGCTGtggaaacagagaaagacaaggacACACCGGTCAAAAGTCAGATCACAGACATGCTGGAAGGTTCTGCTCAGCCAGACGACCCATCAAAGACCACAACCTCTGAACCCCACCCATCAGAAAGCACGTCCTCTGAACCCCACCCTACAAGATCCAGCTCTGCTCAGGAGAATAAACccacacaaacagcacaagaAGCAACTGCAGACACAGCCTTAGTGAAAATGGAGGTCTCACCTTCCTGCAGCTCAGGCGAGGACACACGTCCTCCAGCTAAGGACCCCCCCTCTCCGACCTTCATCAAACCCATGTCACCGCCACCTCTGGTGCTTCCAGGACAACGCAACAAACCTGCGGACCCCGAGGATGACGAGGGCATCCACAGCAGCCACGAAGGAGGAAGTGACATCAGCGACAGTGCCTCTGAGGGCAGCGACGACTCCGGCCTCAACAGCACCGGCGCCAACTCAGGGAAGATGGCCAACGACCCAGAAACGCCGACTGACGAGATCCCCACACCCACAGAGCTGAAGAGTCACATGTGCATCTTCTGCGACCGCACGTTCCCTCTGGAGGTGGATTACCGACGCCACCTGAACCGTCACCTGGTCAACGTCTACTACATGGACCAACCAGCCAAAGCACAGAAGTGA
- the nipsnap3a gene encoding protein NipSnap homolog 3A isoform X1 — MIKFRCSALRSAAALLSPVTPAAQNKTSPLCVPLQRCLRFSSAPQQEHSTFYEFRTYSIHPHLNSAFLQLTNEKIHLRTSHSQLIGYWSIEYGGLNKVFHIWKYDSYSQRAGVRSALSQDPSWLSDYISKAIPMLTSQDNEVTYMLPWSHLQAPPQEGGVYELASYMMHPGGPAVWGDTFQASINSHDAPGYGKLIGAFHNELGPMNRVHALWWFESADRRAELRHRAHTDPRVVAAVRGSVVHLDSQENKLMFPLPFSPLK; from the exons ATGATAAAGTTCAGGTGCTCCGCTCTGAgatcagctgcagctctcttGTCACCTGTTACACCTGCAGCTCAG AATAAGACCTCTCCACTTTGTGTTCCTCTGCAGCGCTGCCTGCGCTTCTCTTCAGCTCCCCAGCAGGAACACTCTACCTTCTATGAGTTCCGCACCTACAGCATCCACCCTCACCTGAACTCCGCCTTCCTCCAACTGACCAATGAGAAGATACACCTGCGCACCTCCCACTCACAGCTGATTGGCTACTGGAGCATTGAGTATGGCGGCCTGAATAAAGTCTTCCATATATGGAAGTATG ACAGTTACTCTCAGCGGGCAGGTGTTCGCTCCGCCCTCTCTCAGGATCCATCCTGGCTGTCAGATTACATCTCAAAGGCGATCCCGATGTTGACATCTCAGGACAATGAGGTCACCTACATGCTGCCTTGGAGTCACCTGCAGGCGCCTCCACAGGAAGGCG gtgtgtacgAGCTGGCTTCCTACATGATGCATCCCGGCGGGCCGGCGGTTTGGGGCGACACCTTCCAGGCCTCGATCAACTCCCATGATGCACCGGGGTATGGCAAGTTGATTGGAGCATTCCACAACGAGTTGGGACCGATGAACAGAG TTCACGCCCTCTGGTGGTTTGAGAGCGCTGACCGGCGGGCTGAGCTCCGACACAGAGCTCACACTGACCCACGTGTGGTTGCCGCAG tcagggGCAGCGTCGTTCACCTGGACTCTCAGGAGAACAAACTCATGttccccctccccttctctcctctaAAGTAA
- the noa1 gene encoding nitric oxide-associated protein 1: MLQMFQVSVRRAVLRGGGLLLHQPPAAASLPGPVAEVRRCVSRQVSSRAGRTVRSCTVDPNLEEQFVFVDCTDPEEDLDQAETSLPSSSVSTPPAAPLQVPPQKHLRSLERQLQVLRVVSEQEAKPDSLIEFHDVDFPLDESIIAAKKKKKKRAGPGEHKVFGTPDIDEPFSDTCCSGCGAILHCSASAVPGYLPSEKYKVLLQEQRLDGATCQRCYLLTHHHKALNLHLSHEQYRQVVQRLRPLKALILLIVDLMDVPDSIIPNLAELVGTNKHVVVLGNKIDLLPRDSPNYMQRLKRQLSRYCEDAGFGRQVTDVHLISAKTGYGVEALISSLQRSWKHKGDVYLVGEANAGKSTLFNTLLESDYCKSKASDLIHKATISPWPGTTLNLLKFPIINPTPYRMFKRQERLNEASQQTESDLTQDELKRLKHLSRQGYLVGRVGRTFRSDVGSRRNEIEFDPDGLALGENEDGETKTTACSRSPDEFTFNELKDAHWLFDTPGIIKERDILSLLKEQEVLSVVPSQALVPRTFVLKPGMSLLVGALGRIDFLQGGRSCWFSVMVSARVPVHITSLEKVDQIYEKHAGGELLGVPLGGSERMKTFPALVPQEVMMEGRGYLEATADITLSSAGWVAVTAAEGEQLLLKVHGPEAAGFGVRTPPLLPHVITLKGERIKKSAAYKVIKPSGLIDSGLSTRGSQILQVENKKKQKQKQQQKQQQKKKKE, from the exons ATGTTGCAGATGTTTCAGGTGAGTGTCCGCCGGGCGGTGCTGAGAGGGGGCGGCCTGCTGCTCCACCAACCCCCCGCTGCGGCCTCACTGCCGGGCCCGGTGGCCGAGGTTCGTCGGTGTGTTAGCCGGCAGGTGAGCAGCAGAGCCGGGAGGACGGTCCGGAGCTGCACCGTTGACCCGAACCTGGAGGAGCAGTTCGTATTCGTGGACTGTACAG ATCCAGAGGAGGACTTAGATCAGGCTGAgacctccctcccctcctcatcTGTCTCCACTCCTCCTGCTGCCCCTCTTCAGGTCCCTCCTCAGAAACACCTGAGGTCTCTGGAGCGTCAGCTGCAGGTGTTGAGGGTCGTGTCCGAGCAGGAGGCAAAGCCCGACTCTTTGATAGAGTTCCATGATGTGGATTTCCCTTTGGACGAAAGCATAATTGcggcaaagaagaagaaaaagaagagggcGGGGCCGGGTGAGCACAAAGTGTTCGGGACGCCTGACATAGACGAGCCGTTCAGTGACACGTGCTGCTCGGGTTGCGGCGCCATCCTGCACTGCTCTGCCTCCGCCGTGCCCGGGTATCTGCCAAGTGAGAAGTACAaggtgctgctgcaggagcaacGTCTGGACGGGGCTACCTGTCAGCGCTGCTATCTGCTGACTCATCACCACAAAGCGCTGAACCTGCACCTGTCCCATGAGCAGTACAGACAGGTGGTGCAGAGGCTCCGCCCCCTAAAAGCTCTGATCCTGCTCATTGTAGATCTGATGGACGTCCCCGACTCCATCATCCCCAACCTGGCCGAGCTGGTGGGGACCAACAAACACGTTGTCGTCCTCGGCAACAAGATCGACCTGCTGCCCAGAGACTCGCCCAACTACATGCAGCGACTCAAACGACAGCTTTCTCGCTACTGTGAGGACGCTGGCTTCGGCCGCCAGGTGACAGACGTCCACCTGATCAGTGCTAAGACGGGATACGGCGTGGAGGCTCTTATCTCCAGCTTGCAGCGCTCCTGGAAGCACAAAGGGGACGTGTACCTGGTGGGCGAGGCCAATGCTGGCAAGTCTACGCTCTTCAACACGCTGCTCGAGTCCGATTACTGCAAGTCCAAAGCCTCAGACCTGATCCATAAGGCCACCATCTCCCCATGGCCCG GGACCACTCTGAACCTGCTGAAGTTTCCCATCATCAACCCGACTCCATACAGGATGTTCAAACGACAGGAGCGACTTAACGAAGCGTCGCAGCAGACAGAGAGTGATTTGACGCAGGACGAGCTGAAGAGGCTCAAACACTTGAGCCGGCAGGGCTACCTTGTGG GTCGAGTCGGCAGAACGTTCCGGTCAGACGTCGGCTCCAGGCGGAACGAGATAGAGTTCGATCCTGACGGTTTGGCTTTGGGAGAAAACGAAGACGGAGAGACGAAGACGACGG CCTGCAGCAGGTCACCCGATGAGTTCACCTTCAACGAGCTGAAAGACGCCCACTGGCTGTTCGACACGCCGGGGATCATCAAGGAGAGAGAC ATCCTGTCGCTGTTGAAAGAACAGGAAGTGCTGTCAGTGGTTCCCTCTCAGGCGCTGGTTCCCAGAACGTTTGTGTTGAAGCCCGGAATGAGTCTGTTAGTTGGCGCACTGGGTCGGATCGACTTCTTAcag GGGGGGCGGTCCTGCTGGTTCTCAGTGATGGTCTCTGCTCGAGTCCCGGTCCACATCACCAGCCTGGAGAAAGTCGACCAAATTTATGAGAAACACGCTGGAGGAGAGCTGCTGGGG GTTCCTCTGGGAGGGTCTGAGCGAATGAAGACGTTTCCTGCGTTGGTTCCTCAGGAGGTCATGATGGAGGGGCGGGGCTACCTGGAGGCTACCGCTGACATCACACTGTCCTCTGCAG GTTGGGTAGCGGTGACTGCAGCAGAAggtgagcagctgttgttgaaGGTTCACGGTCCGGAGGCGGCGGGTTTCGGTGTGAGGACACCGCCGCTGCTCCCTCATGTGATCACTCTGAAAGGAGAACGAATCAAAAAGTCTGCCGCCTACAAAGTCATCAAACCGTCCGGACTGATCGACTCGGGACTGTCGACTCGCGGATCTCAGATTCTGCAGGTGGAGaacaagaagaagcagaagcagaagcagcagcagaagcagcagcagaagaagaagaaggagtga
- the nipsnap3a gene encoding protein NipSnap homolog 3A isoform X2 — MIKFRCSALRSAAALLSPVTPAAQRCLRFSSAPQQEHSTFYEFRTYSIHPHLNSAFLQLTNEKIHLRTSHSQLIGYWSIEYGGLNKVFHIWKYDSYSQRAGVRSALSQDPSWLSDYISKAIPMLTSQDNEVTYMLPWSHLQAPPQEGGVYELASYMMHPGGPAVWGDTFQASINSHDAPGYGKLIGAFHNELGPMNRVHALWWFESADRRAELRHRAHTDPRVVAAVRGSVVHLDSQENKLMFPLPFSPLK, encoded by the exons ATGATAAAGTTCAGGTGCTCCGCTCTGAgatcagctgcagctctcttGTCACCTGTTACACCTGCAGCTCAG CGCTGCCTGCGCTTCTCTTCAGCTCCCCAGCAGGAACACTCTACCTTCTATGAGTTCCGCACCTACAGCATCCACCCTCACCTGAACTCCGCCTTCCTCCAACTGACCAATGAGAAGATACACCTGCGCACCTCCCACTCACAGCTGATTGGCTACTGGAGCATTGAGTATGGCGGCCTGAATAAAGTCTTCCATATATGGAAGTATG ACAGTTACTCTCAGCGGGCAGGTGTTCGCTCCGCCCTCTCTCAGGATCCATCCTGGCTGTCAGATTACATCTCAAAGGCGATCCCGATGTTGACATCTCAGGACAATGAGGTCACCTACATGCTGCCTTGGAGTCACCTGCAGGCGCCTCCACAGGAAGGCG gtgtgtacgAGCTGGCTTCCTACATGATGCATCCCGGCGGGCCGGCGGTTTGGGGCGACACCTTCCAGGCCTCGATCAACTCCCATGATGCACCGGGGTATGGCAAGTTGATTGGAGCATTCCACAACGAGTTGGGACCGATGAACAGAG TTCACGCCCTCTGGTGGTTTGAGAGCGCTGACCGGCGGGCTGAGCTCCGACACAGAGCTCACACTGACCCACGTGTGGTTGCCGCAG tcagggGCAGCGTCGTTCACCTGGACTCTCAGGAGAACAAACTCATGttccccctccccttctctcctctaAAGTAA